CATTTAGAGGTTTTTGCAATCACTAACCTCCCTTTATATTTGAGTTTTCCATTTATTAAAGCAAAACCGGGTGTAGTTTCTTCCCCCATTAACAACTTCTGCATAATCCCATTTAATTTCTCATCAGCCAATACTTCAGCCTCCATATCATCCCATTCTGCTGCCATGGAAAAAGACAGGGAGGAGAAATGAAATTTCCTAGAAAGGGCATCAGCCACCCTGTTTTCTGTCCTTGCCTTATATTTAATGTCAAAATTGTATCCCAGTAACTTGGATAACCATTTCTGCTGGCCTTCGTCTGCTACACGCTGATCTAATAAAAACTTCAAGGACTGTTGATCAGTAAAAACTGTGAACTGCTGTCCCATGAGATAGTGTTTCCACTTTTGAACAGCTAGAACAATTGCCATCAACTCTCTTTCGTAGACAGATTTCTGCTGGGCTGTTTCCGAGAGTTTTTGGCTCATAAAAGCAATTGGCCGACCCTCCTGCATCAAGACAGCACCCACACCCTTTCCAGAGGCATCGGTTTCCAGCTGGAAGGGTTTAGAAAAGCAAGGAACGGCTAAAATCGGAACTGAGACCATAGCTGTTTTGAGCATTTGAAAAGCAGATTCAGCATCCTTACCCCAATTAAAAGAGTCCTTTTTGAGAAGTTGGGTGAGAGGAGCAGCAATAGTACCATACCCTTTTACAAAGCGGCGATAATATCCGGTTAAGCCCAAGAAACCCCGCAAGCTGCGAATATCTTTTGGTGGAGGCCAGTCAAGCATATCTCTGAGTTTCTTAGGATCAGCCGCCACCCCTTCGGCAGAAATAACGTGGCCAAGGTACTCAATACTCATTGCTTCAAAACAGCACTTCTTTTTATTTACCAATAAACTGTGCTGCCTCAGTACCTCAAAAATATTCTGCAAATGACCTCTGTGGCTAATGAGATCCTTGCTATAAATAAGGATGTCATCGAAGAAAACTAAAGCAAATTTACTGAGGAACGGACGAAGTACAGTGTTCATGAGGGCTTGAAAAGTGGATGGAGCGTTTGTGAGGCCAAAAGGCATTACAAGGAATTCGTAATGGCCGTCGTGGGTGCGAAAAGCTGTCTTATGAATATCCTCCTCCTTCATTCGAATTTGATGATATCCGGATTTGAGATCCAATTTGGAAAACACTGTTGCACCGTCGAGCTCATCCAATAGCTCCTCTATAATAGGAATAGGAAATTTGTCCGGCACCGTGATCTTATTGAGGGCCCTATAGTCGACGCAAAACCTCCACCCACCATCCTTTTTCTTTACCAAAATTACCGGGCTCGAGAAGGGACTTGTGCTAGGCCGAATAATCCCAATCTGCAGCATTTCATCAATTATTTTTTCCATTTCTGCCTTCTGATAATGTGGATATCTGTAAGGTCGAATGTTTGGGATCTCTGCACTATCTTTTAGTACTATAGCATGATCGTGTGTTCTTTGTGGAGGAAGACCATATGGGGACTGAAAGACATCCTCAAATTGCTGCAAAATTGCCAAAGTGGCTGACGAAACAGATAGTTGGACTTCTGTAGAATCGGCAATGAACACAGGGGTTACGAGAAAGCCCTCTTCATTATTTCTCAGGGCATTTAAAGTCACTTTTGCACTAGCTCGACTTCTCCCTAAAGAGGGATCACCATGCAAAGTCACCTTCTTCCCATTCAACATCCAGCTTAAGGATAAGGCGTTATAATCCCCTTCAAATTTGCCCAAACTAGCAATCCACCCCGCACCCAAAACGACTTCAGAACGTCCCAATTCCATCACCAAGAAGTCCTCCACAATAGAAATTCCCTGTACCAATAATTCCACTTTTTCACAGCCACCTAACCCATGCTCTATTGCTCCATTTCCAACCTCAATTCGGAAAGGAGGCAGGTGTACCAATGGCAAACCCAGTATGGAGACAAGAGAAGATGAAATAAAATTCGCCTCAGCCCCTGGATCAACCAACACGACCACCCCAACACCGTTTATAGTAGCTCGTACCttcaaagtttggtgtgatGTAAGTCCCCAATAACTTAGAGAAGAGAGACGAAGAGAAAGACTGTTAATGGTTATGACAGGTTCGTCCGAGGCCAAATCTTCACAACAATCCTCGGGTTGTTCATCCTCTTCCCCCAGGAGAATGAGTTGTTGATGTCTGAACTTGCATGCGTGGCCAGGATTCCACTTGTCCCCGCAGCGGAAACAGAGACCTTTGCGTTGTCGCTCACTCCATTCCTCATTTGAAATCCATCGTGATGAAGGCTTTGTGATATTAGTGGTGGAAGGGGCCGAGGAAGTATTGGATTCTGTTTTACTATGAGGGATGGATGTGGGCTGTTTAGTTGTGGAAGGAGATTGTGAAGTGTGCTGAGCCCAATTATTGGATCTGGCACCGCTCCAGCCCAAACGGTTAGTATTGTCATTTCGTCTTCCTCCTGGGTGCGTTCCTTCTGTACGCCACGCTTCATTCCTCGACTCTAACATCATGGCCCTATCCATCAGGGCCTGGAGGTTTTCAAACTCGGCAACTCTCATCTCCGCTTTGATCGACGGTTTGAGTCCTTCATGGAACATGCACAACAAGGTATCTCCCCCCAAATGTCTATGTGCCCTAGCCGCTATCTCAAAGTCTCTCCGATACTCCATAACCGACCCATGCTGTCTCACCTGCAATAATGGCGCAAGAGGATTCGCATCTGCACCAGGCTCAAATCGTTTGAGCAAATCTTGTTTGAAACGAATCCATGAAGGGAAGGTGGATTGAGACTCCCACCATTCAAACCATGTTAAAGCTTCCCCATGAAGTGCAAGCACCGCGTACTCGAGTTTCTCTTCCACCTGAATCCTTGATATGCGAAAATAACGATCCATTCGAACCAACCACCCACTCGCATCCAAGCCATCAAAGGAAGGAATGTCCACTCTGCGATTGAGATCACCCCTGTTTGGAGGTGGATCTCGCTGACGCCCGCCACCCGGATCGTTGATGCGCGAGTTCCCACCGCTCGAATCCTGTTGTGGGATTCGCATTACTAATTCATCCATCCTTTGCGTCATCGTTTCCATTATTCTGTTTTGTTCAGAGCGAAACTCATTCAACTGTTTCTCCAGACTCTCAACCCGATCCTCCATCGCACCTCCGCTGCGTGTGGAAACCATTCACAGGAAGAAGCCCAGATCGAACTTCTGATACCAATTGTTACGGTTTCTCTAGTATCCTTACTGTTAGGGCAGAATTGAGTGTAGAAGATAAGGGTAGAAGGGAATAACAGAATAACTGAACAGGATATTATAGAtttaaatgaaagaaaaacaagaataatTGACTTTCGAGAGGTCAATTCTCTCCCTCTAGATTTTCACTCCACTTATTTCCTGCCTACTAGCTTTCCCAGCCTACCTATTTATAATATCTAATCCTATAACTACTGTCCTAAAGATGTGGAGTttcagaatttaaaatttagtttgcTACTTTTTCTCCTCTCCTTTTATAAGTATATTTAAAAGGAGTTAAATCCCTATTATCTCTCTGGTTTGTTGCAATCTCTCTCTTCATACACAACGCACTTGATTCATCTACTATTCTACTTCTCCTTTCCCTTATCAACCTACAACAGATCACACATCATCTAAAAGTCTCCAATCCAGAACAAACAAGTTTCTTATTATGAAAGATGAATAACTATTCTCTCTCATTTTCAACAATACATGCTTGATAAACTTCTTGCTTCCTGGTTGATTATGCAATACAATACATGGCCAAAATCTCAATGAACATAAAAGAAAATCTTACTGCACTTAGTTGTTCACTGATGTATGTCATTGATCTCAGCATAGCCTCAAGTGTGTCCTTTGTGAGCTGAAACTTCACCTCTGTTTCGCCTAACGGGGACTTGCTATAATCATGCAGCTTTATAACAAAAGCATGTTAAAAATGAATATCCTTCGCATTATAACAATATTATAATGACATTGAATGCAAATTGTGGACCTTCAAAGTGTATAAGAATGGTAATGAATTTTGATTTATGCTTCTAAAAGATGCTTTTAGTCTGAAtcaaatttgattataacctttGTACAGGATACAACCAATATATTTGTGAAAATGTGGAGACAGAGGTAATATGCTCACTATAGATGCCTTTATTTTAAGCTTATGGATATTTGGTGATTAATATTCACAGACATACAAGCTAGTGCCATTACCTTGAGGTTAATTATAGCCATTCTATCTGCAGGAGAAGAGCCACGGTTCTCCATGGTCCAAGTCATTGATTTGACGCAAGGAAGGTTTCCCTATGATTTTCAAATAACAAGAAAAGCATATTTAGTGTTGGTTAGAATTGCTTTTTTGAGTTAAAAAATTACCcttgttttttcaaaaataaagtactttttattcaattttaaacttatttggattcattttttaaaaaaatacttttattaaaaaaatattatttgtttttctaaatGCTAACAATATcttgctttaaaaaaaatataagcaaAATACGTTTTtaatacttaaatttttttttaaaaaaacctaTCTAAATATGAAATAGCTTTTGGATCAGTTTGGattggtttttgaaaaaaagtatttttttatcttttttaaaaaagaaatttttttaacagaCAAATTATACGTTTTTAatacttgaatttttttttaaaaaaatctatccAAATATGAAATAACTTTAAGGTTGGTTTGGATTGGCTTTtgaaaaaagtacttattttttccttttttttaaaaaaaagaaaaccaaaaagATGATGGAAAATAAACAATGAAATATGATATCTACTAGTATCCTCAAAATACATCACTAGAAACACTCATAATTATATCTAAAATCTGTANNNNNNNNNNNNNNNNNNNNNNNNNNNNNNNNNNNNNNNNNNNNNNNNNNNNNNNNNNNNNNNNNNNNNNNNNNNNNNNNNNNNNNNNNNATAAATAAatgctaaaaataaataaatatctgtACAAGGCAGAACACATCAGTTATTATAACTAAGCATCAAGCAAGGCAACCAAAgcccattttcatttttttttcctattttccCTAAAGCCTGTATACATTCAAAGTAAGAGTAGTTTggaaatttagaattaattccCAAGCGAAAAGTGATAGTGGAAAGAGATCTACATTggaaatttagaattaaaaccGTTAGACGAAACCAANNNNNNNNNNNNNNNNNNNNNNNNNNNNNNNNNNNNNNNNNNNNNNNNNNNNNNNNNNNNNNNNNNNNNNNNNNNNNNNNNNNNNNNNNNNGAAATCCCAAAATCATTGTGGTTCAGTTGGGCAATAGAATCATCTTGGCGTGGCCACAGAGATGGTGACATCTGCATCTCAGAAGACGGCAGTGAAGTAAAAGATGGAGGGACATTTGCTCTTACTTGATAGGAAACACTTGTCCTCGGAGAGAAATCCTGAAAATGTGAAAgcaaaagatatatatatatatagatgtgtgtgtgtatgtatgtatatgagTGTCTTTCCTCCTATGTTGCTGTTTATCAACTAGAAGGAGCTGTATTGTAGAGTTTATCTATCCTACACCAAAGCAAAAATGCAAGCCTGCAATTCTCTTAAGAGCattttaaaagaattactgatAGCAATGTGGATTATAATTCCCAATCCATGGTTTGAACAATGAGAAACACAATTTCTCTTCcattcaaaagtcaaaaccaCGGTTTCGGACACAATCAAgttcaaacaagtttttaaaACATGATTTTTGTGGATAACCTCAGTTTGCACACCCTAAAAACTGAGGTTATGATGAAGCTGTGTTGAACATCCCACTCATTCGAGTGTTAGTATTTAGTAAGCACGAAAGTGTTGGCTCACCTGTTCTCGGGCTATATCTTCCCTCCACTGTTCTTGGTTCTTTTGGAGGGACAATAGGAGAATGCTTTGTAAGTCTAGTGGAAGATCAGGAGGAAACAATTTCACAAGCTCATTGCTGGCAAAGTTTTGATAAGCGCATTTTCGGACAAGCGAGCGAAGGCATGCCAAGACCTATCATGACCAACTCACCATCAGAACATACTACACAAACTCCAACATAATCACTCATATTTCAACAACTCATGACAACATTGAGTAGCAAAACATATCAACTTcagaagaaaaaacacacaatTTGAATAACACCTTTACACGACTTGAGTTGCTTCCTTTTGCTTGAGAAATAAAGAGAACCAAATAGAAGTAAGCAAAACAAAACATAGTTCAGTTATTGCCTCATAAACTAGTTCCCAAACTGCAAAACAAAATGGTTCCAAGTGCCTAAGAAGCAAGTccaaaatcaaagaaacagCTGAACCAGTGTCCAATACACacatcaaaataacaaaaaagtgGTGAATCTTTTCACAAAGAAAAAATCTTCTTTTACATATAATAAACCACGACCATCCATAATCAATTTCGTTCTAACAAATCTGTTTTGAGCTGAGTGAACTAATTTCTACATTCAAGGTGATTGGACCGCAAACACTCTTTGAAACATCTTCACTTTCTTTCGGTCCCATTCGAAACAAAAACCACTGGAAACAATCCCACGGAAGCAAATAAAGAGGGAGGAAGATTAAAcctttgaaagaaaaaatgcatataaataaacaaattgaAGAATGAGAGAGTTGGAATTGTAAACATTACAGGGTCGAGTTGTGAGGgagaagagaggtgaaggagtGACCGCAATTTTGACTTATCGGCGCCACGGAGACCAGTTATGCGGGTGTTCCAGATGCTTCGGAGAATGGTGTCCATGGTTTCATCGGAGTTGACGCAAGATAACTTGTGCAGTTCGAGATGCAGCGTGCTCTCCTcctccatttttttttctttcttttggggTTTTGAGCTGCGATTTCTGCTTCAGTTGCTGGCTGTTTGTTATGTACGCTAAGAAGGGGAAAACTGAGAACCAACGCTTTTCGACTTTTCGTTAGTGCAGTGGAAAATCGAATAAAATCGAGTGAAATGGAAAATAAGTTCCggaggatttttttttttcccggTCATACACGCTCGCATACtcagattaaattttattattaagaatgTCATTTCTATTCCTAAGAATATAATGTCTAGAAATAACAttatttagaatataaaatatttatatttggttataaaatttaatatcttGGAATGTTATGGGATATGTCTAAAACAAACATAACAATTATGTGTTTATTGAATGCGCTATATTTATATAGATTATTAGATTTGATTAGATGAAAATCAAAAGctagtataaaaaaaatattgatagactctaataaatacagaatatcctagtacataaataaatactttaaatgATAATACTTTAATACACAATACTTTAGATAGTGACAGAATTCGTCTCCTGATTAACAGAAACAGAGAAAGGAGTAGAGGAGAAGAAATAACAC
This portion of the Arachis duranensis cultivar V14167 chromosome 6, aradu.V14167.gnm2.J7QH, whole genome shotgun sequence genome encodes:
- the LOC107494174 gene encoding uncharacterized protein LOC107494174 (The sequence of the model RefSeq protein was modified relative to this genomic sequence to represent the inferred CDS: added 79 bases not found in genome assembly): MEEESTLHLELHKLSCVNSDETMDTILRSIWNTRITGLRGADKSKLRSLLHLSSPSQLDPVLACLRSLVRKCAYQNFASNELVKLFPPDLPLDLQSILLLSLQKNQEQWREDIAREQDFSPRTSVSYQVRANVPPSFTSLPSSEMQMSPSLWPRQDDSIAQLNHNDFGISAALVPNVDLSGLPACFQCDTAPAENLGNLPCVKSMTWTMENRGSSPADRMAIINLKLHDYSKSPLGETEVKFQLTKDTLEAMLRSMTYISEQLSAVRTSSGPANKKHKQ